A window from Kribbella jejuensis encodes these proteins:
- a CDS encoding TetR/AcrR family transcriptional regulator, with the protein MVLDEAGLAGFTMEAVARRAGASKATLYRRWPTTGALLVDAMDATYRPFPAPDTGSVTKDVTEILTAFVTLLERTPFPRLLAAFIDAAERDPALSEIHQDLTRRRREPMLAVLQRGRDRGELPPDMDPELTTDLLTSPFFYRHFVAHRPIPRRMVGDVVARVLFPNT; encoded by the coding sequence GTGGTGCTCGACGAGGCCGGGCTGGCCGGGTTCACCATGGAGGCGGTCGCCCGGCGCGCCGGCGCCAGCAAGGCGACCCTCTACCGCCGCTGGCCCACCACCGGGGCCCTCCTCGTCGACGCGATGGATGCGACGTACCGCCCGTTCCCGGCACCCGACACCGGCTCGGTCACGAAGGACGTCACCGAGATCCTGACCGCGTTCGTCACGCTGCTCGAACGGACGCCGTTCCCCCGCCTGCTGGCCGCGTTCATCGACGCCGCCGAACGCGATCCCGCCCTGTCGGAGATCCACCAAGATCTGACCAGGCGCCGTCGCGAACCGATGCTCGCCGTCCTGCAGCGCGGCCGCGACCGCGGCGAGCTCCCGCCGGACATGGATCCCGAGCTGACCACCGACCTATTGACGAGCCCGTTCTTCTATCGTCACTTCGTTGCCCACCGCCCCATTCCGCGGCGGATGGTCGGTGACGTGGTGGCCCGCGTCCTGTTCCCGAACACCTGA
- a CDS encoding DoxX family protein, whose translation MDLFRMAPFYPLLIDLGYPSYLSTILGGAKLAAAVVIALPGLPRLKEWAYAGVLINMSGAVASNAATHRYAGTVAPAAFAVLALASWATRPLSRKLSRSGR comes from the coding sequence ATGGATCTGTTCCGGATGGCGCCGTTCTACCCGCTGTTGATCGACCTCGGGTATCCGAGCTACCTCTCGACGATCCTCGGCGGCGCGAAACTCGCCGCCGCCGTGGTGATCGCCCTACCGGGGCTGCCTCGGCTGAAGGAATGGGCGTACGCCGGGGTCCTGATCAACATGTCCGGGGCCGTCGCGTCCAACGCCGCGACCCACCGCTACGCCGGGACGGTCGCCCCCGCCGCGTTCGCCGTACTGGCGCTCGCGTCGTGGGCGACCAGACCCCTGAGCAGGAAGCTCAGTCGTTCAGGGAGATGA